A portion of the Bombina bombina isolate aBomBom1 chromosome 11, aBomBom1.pri, whole genome shotgun sequence genome contains these proteins:
- the RAI1 gene encoding retinoic acid-induced protein 1, protein MQSFRERCGFHGNQQNYQPTSQDSSRLENYRHQSQPGLNCERQRQVTKGYYTQPSYQGYENNTGEKYPRGDKQMNVQQLQGRVSFASFPEGSVYPAQYSGEDGMQNWGQAQTLVGAKYEENLIKKITGEGRGYQDPNRQLPFRSQTLHHQQQSTMSYAKMPRQKVQNDVRASPLSFSQSPHFNQSFPTQSPTYSSVAGGSQVSHSFKSCTAPSNPPHELPIANTGQRVQAMHGYQSTRLTSYEQQQRQHAQETLHYQNMAKYQHYSQQGQTYCQNETPSRTPEQYYQPFSPSANHSPGRSVGRSPSYSSTPSPLMPNLENFQYNQQQQHNTGSFPLGMSDHSHYMPLLNPSPTGTSSPESQSKSLQNDKIPETLLSDLSLQSLTALTSQVENISSTVQQILMSKAGIPQKKGIKTSPRTSEQMKGQHCSPESTTYSTEQLGTPLSETLGTPQSVHTEIQDGDYLSGSEDHIERNYLCCGPSQSPGRANNSKMKTESISTCSVTSPDNMSSKSNDSFQSIHASLPLETFAKLVSSERECPHLLVNALSQEELSTEIIALQDAIENEKAEKAWADSPVLDNDSSKSPFHLENHTDCVDSVVKSTWSNKRNLEDFTEAFKKSNIETTELTNHNNTDFRAKSCDKELISSEPTKSIKAENSLEFSSETIVKAATSSASYTPYSNTTTDTNCSKTTDPFDWTDKNLNESCLRWKELELSLHSSDLHKGLFQSKESKIDCQLDVPDVETPLENDSGEEFNKEGADDLSFEDVSKADNEKWLEDTRDCYTEDEFQDIPDIPSQKESNLEPEDYASLCDFSDRKSFIYDVSTPKPLVVSEELSSINTPGSVEIPSTEEKENSVPSSHLSGHSISLLGPAVGTESKVKSWFESTLPHIKTVEDIKEKSEPDAETTETSMVQHSVPEKIEETCVNTEDNQLLIKAEEELKSKPVRRRRNQSRISKATELDNVFKNTSVDVIGASNEEKSQANEVNLIMPIIVAKVPTEDMPARMCTRSSTAKVEPQVHGPILGLKAPLQEKLTKRGPFGVIQRGPFKAGRRSGKTAVKVMTSSNDQSAFVFQKKSLRHLANTKKDKEISCKLKKDERSMILRSRNKKEELFQTKRKKGRKGIKLGLKKRSALKKIIASNCTVSETLKIMPKVRQKMKLSNSGIGINVKNSERTLHSLKRKPNFISPIPAKKKNVILRHKKEKVEKPETPPKLFKKIKSTKKTKVKLTIAAKKACKVILNSTSVRTTQEVCLKIGSRSYGSAIKTKVLPPRKGRGLKMEAIVQKITSPNQKKQGSTGAGSTCPVTNSSSILVHGSDLAASSSLLEDSEMKTLNQDMTQNSHTKSESDLHSLNCSGSNSRSLKGKPAHKKKGRSVSLHSELGTHILAEPERKSPNAKRLSIDPKQRLKRGRSRGAMSTSKTSAKKCVSSPSVHLTSREKAASKSVLLASKHPPNEYKQTKVKQCSSLPNATKQLSSQTRTRKKAKYPTFNGYTKRQRKSSSLSKSTNRVGGKRRTTRRSAPLISPKEPEIKLKYVSSKPVRTESRSQLFSPYVQVEKRNEFTTTCTVINTVGEETRLLKERNTTRTVTPTQSFASPGSLPISSRMQLGPLVSKAMTTGCLVCCLCQCPANYKDLGDLCGPYYPVDCLPTKKIRPKDKLRAEETLVERSLKAADSVCTTGIGKPFCLDSGAVDPAKHNSLRSSARSLLRKLPSCYCCSKKTEVMGAEKPKRHQCSKNPEPPPLETTTETKEHWVHEACAVWTSGVYLVAGKLYGVHEAIQMAATGLCPKCQRSGATVGCSHKGCLQSYHYTCAVEAGCLLSEENFSLRCPKHKRHLV, encoded by the coding sequence ATGCAGTCTTTTCGGGAAAGGTGTGGTTTCCATGGCAACCAGCAGAACTACCAACCAACTTCACAGGATTCCTCACGCCTGGAGAATTACAGGCATCAAAGTCAGCCGGGACTCAACTGTGAGCGTCAGAGACAGGTCACTAAAGGCTACTATACCCAGCCATCCTACCAGGGCTATGAAAACAACACAGGAGAGAAATATCCCAGAGGGGACAAACAAATGAATGTCCAGCAGCTTCAAGGCAGGGTTTCCTTTGCCAGTTTTCCAGAAGGCAGTGTGTATCCTGCGCAGTATTCAGGAGAGGATGGGATGCAGAACTGGGGGCAAGCTCAGACTTTGGTTGGGGCAAAGTATGAGGAAAACCTTATAAAGAAGATAACTGGGGAGGGTAGAGGGTACCAAGATCCAAATCGCCAACTCCCATTTCGCTCTCAAACTCTGCACCACCAACAGCAATCAACAATGTCCTATGCCAAGATGCCCAGACAGAAGGTACAAAATGATGTCAGGGCGtcacccctctctttctcccaaTCCCCCCACTTCAACCAGAGTTTTCCCACACAGTCCCCCACCTATTCATCTGTGGCTGGGGGCAGCCAAGTTTCTCACTCCTTTAAGAGCTGTACAGCACCCTCCAATCCTCCTCATGAGCTCCCCATAGCTAATACTGGTCAGAGAGTGCAAGCGATGCATGGATACCAGTCTACTAGGTTAACATCCTATGAGCAGCAGCAACGTCAACATGCCCAAGAAACACTGCACTACCAAAATATGGCAAAATACCAACATTACAGTCAACAGGGTCAAACATACTGCCAAAATGAGACTCCCAGTAGGACTCCAGAACAGTATTACCAACCATTCAGCCCCAGTGCCAATCATTCACCTGGTCGTTCAGTTGGCAGATCCCCATCTTATAGCTCTACACCATCTCCCCTTATGCCAAACCTTGAGAACTTCCAGTATAACCAGCAGCAACAGCACAACACTGGCTCATTCCCTTTAGGTATGTCTGATCACAGTCATTATATGCCCCTCCTGAATCCCTCACCCACAGGAACTTCTAGTCCAGAGTCACAAAGCAAAAGTTTGCAAAATGACAAAATCCCAGAGACTTTGTTGTCTGACCTCAGTCTTCAGAGTCTCACAGCTCTTACTTCACAAGTAGAAAACATATCTAGCACAGTGCAACAAATTCTGATGTCAAAGGCTGGCATCCCACAGAAGAAAGGAATTAAAACATCTCCAAGAACTTCTGAACAAATGAAGGGGCAACACTGCAGTCCTGAGAGCACCACATATTCTACTGAACAATTGGGAACCCCTCTGTCTGAGACTCTGGGAACACCACAGTCTGTACATACAGagattcaagatggagactacctCAGTGGCTCAGAGGACCACATTGAAAGGAATTACTTGTGCTGTGGTCCAAGCCAGAGTCCAGGGAGAGCTAATAACTCCAAAATGAAAACAGAATCCATTTCCACATGTTCTGTGACTTCACCAGACAACATGTCATCAAAGTCCAATGATTCCTTCCAGAGTATTCATGCTAGCCTCCCTTTAGAGACATTTGCAAAGCTGGTGAGCAGTGAGAGGGAGTGCCCACATTTACTTGTGAATGCTTTGTCCCAAGAGGAGCTGTCTACAGAAATCATTGCACTGCAAGATGCAATTGAAAATGAGAAGGCAGAGAAAGCTTGGGCTGATTCCCCTGTGCTTGATAATGATTCTTCAAAATCACCCTTCCACTTAGAAAACCACACAGACTGTGTGGATTCTGTCGTTAAAAGCACTTGGTCCAACAAGAGGAATTTAGAAGATTTTACTGAAGCTTTTAAAAAAAGCAATATAGAGACAACTGAATTGACTAACCACAATAACACAGATTTCAGAGCCAAGTCTTGTGACAAAGAGCTGATTTCATCAGAGCCAACAAAATCCATCAAGGCAGAGAATTCTTTGGAGTTTAGTTCTGAAACTATTGTTAAGGCTGCTACTTCTAGTGCCAGTTATACCCCCTATTCTAATACAACAACAGATACAAACTGCTCAAAGACTACTGACCCTTTTGACTGGACAGATAAAAACTTAAATGAATCATGCCTAAGATGGAAGGAGTTAGAGCTGAGCCTGCACTCATCAGATCTCCACAAAGGTTTGTTTCAGAGTAAGGAAAGTAAAATTGACTGTCAGCTTGATGTGCCTGATGTGGAAACACCATTGGAAAATGACTCTGGAGAAGAGTTCAACAAAGAAGGGGCAGATGATTTGTCATTTGAAGATGTCAGTAAAGCAGACAATGAGAAGTGGCTGGAAGATACAAGAGACTGTTACACTGAAGATGAATTTCAAGATATTCCTGATATTCCATCCCAAAAAGAATCCAATCTTGAACCAGAAGATTATGCTTCTTTGTGTGATTTTTCTGACAGAAAATCATTTATATATGACGTGTCAACTCCAAAGCCTTTAGTGGTTTCAGAAGAATTATCTTCTATCAATACTCCAGGATCTGTAGAAATCCCAAGTACAGAGGAGAAGGAAAACTCTGTACCATCTTCTCATTTGTCTGGTCACTCTATAAGCCTACTTGGTCCAGCTGTGGGCACAGAGTCCAAAGTTAAAAGCTGGTTTGAGTCAACTCTGCCACACATTAAAACTGTGGAGGATATAAAAGAAAAGAGTGAGCCGGATGCTGAAACTACAGAAACCAGCATGGTGCAGCATTCAGTCCCTGAAAAGATTGAAGAAACCTGTGTTAATACAGAGGATAATCAACTGTTAATAAAAGCTGAAGAGGAGCTTAAGAGTAAACCAGTCCGCCGTAGAAGAAATCAGAGTAGAATATCTAAAGCCACTGAGCTAGATAATGTTTTTAAGAATACTTCTGTTGATGTAATTGGAGCTTCAAATGAAGAGAAGAGCCAAGCAAATGAGGTGAATTTGATAATGCCAATTATTGTGGCAAAAGTTCCAACAGAAGACATGCCAGCCAGGATGTGCACGCGCTCCTCTACTGCAAAGGTGGAGCCTCAAGTACATGGACCGATTTTAGGACTGAAGGCACCTCTTCAGGAGAAGCTTACTAAAAGAGGGCCATTTGGAGTAATTCAAAGAGGCCCTTTTAAAGCTGGTAGAAGAAGTGGCAAGACAGCTGTCAAAGTCATGACCTCTTCAAATGACCAGAGTGCTTTTGTGTTTCAAAAAAAGTCATTGAGGCACCTTGCTAATACAAAGAAAGATAAGGAAataagttgtaaacttaaaaaagaTGAAAGGTCTATGATATTGAGGTCTAGGAACAAGAAAGAGGAGCTCTTCCAAActaaaaggaaaaaaggaaggaaGGGAATAAAATTGGGGCTAAAAAAACGTTCTGCCTTGAAAAAGATAATTGCAAGCAATTGCACAGTATCAGAGACATTAAAGATAATGCCAAAAGTAAGACAAAAAATGAAGCTTTCAAATTCAGGCATTGGAATAAATGTTAAGAATTCTGAGCGAACATTGCACTCTCTAAAAAGAAAACCCAACTTCATTTCTCCAATACCAGCCAAAAAGAAAAATGTGATTTTACGccacaaaaaagaaaaagtagaAAAACCTGAAACGCCTCCAAAATTATTCAAGAAAATTAagtcaacaaaaaaaacaaaggtcAAATTAACGATTGCTGCAAAAAAGGCTTGCAAAGTCATCCTAAACAGCACTTCAGTACGAACAACTCAGGAGGTCTGTTTAAAAATTGGTTCTCGATCTTACGGAAGTGCCATTAAAACAAAAGTCCTGCCACCTAGGAAAGGTAGAGGTCTAAAAATGGAGGCAATAGTACAAAAAATTACTTCACCAAATCAGAAGAAGCAAGGAAGCACTGGTGCAGGGTCCACCTGCCCTGTGACCAATAGTAGTAGCATTCTTGTGCATGGAAGTGATCTAGCAGCTTCTAGCTCACTTTTGGAGGATTCTGAAATGAAGACATTGAACCAAGACATGACCCAGAATTCTCATACCAAATCAGAGTCCGATCTGCACTCTTTAAACTGCAGTGGTTCAAACAGTAGATCTTTGAAAGGAAAACCAGCgcacaaaaaaaaggggagatcAGTGTCCTTGCACAGTGAGTTAGGCACACACATATTGGCTGAACCAGAAAGAAAATCTCCCAATGCCAAAAGACTAAGCATTGATCCAAAACAAAGACTCAAGAGAGGGAGATCCAGAGGTGCCATGAGCACATCCAAAACATCAGCAAAGAAATGTGTATCTTCTCCTTCTGTGCATCTTACGTCTAGAGAAAAGGCTGCCTCAAAAAGTGTCCTGTTAGCCAGCAAACATCCGCCCAATGAGTACAAACAGACAAAAGTCAAGCAGTGCTCAAGTCTACCTAATGCAACCAAGCAGCTTTCATCTCAAACAAGGACTAGAAAGAAAGCAAAGTATCCCACATTCAATGGCTACACTAAGAGACAGCGTAAGTCATCTTCTCTGAGCAAATCTACAAACCGAGTTGGTGGTAAACGCAGGACAACAAGGCGTAGTGCTCCCCTAATTAGCCCCAAAGAGCCAGAAATCAAGCTCAAGTATGTGTCCTCTAAACCTGTGAGGACAGAGAGTAGATCCCAATTGTTTTCCCCATATGTTCAAGTAGAGAAAAGAAATGAGTTCACTACAACTTGCACAGTAATCAACACTGTTGGAGAAGAGACCAGGTTACTTAAAGAGAGGAACACAACTCGTACAGTAACTCCCACTCAGTCTTTTGCTAGCCCAGGTTCTTTGCCCATTTCTTCTAGGATGCAGTTAGGGCCTCTTGTGTCCAAGGCTATGACCACGGGTTGTCTTGTCTGTTGCCTTTGTCAATGTCCAGCCAATTATAAAGACTTAGGAGATTTGTGTGGGCCTTATTACCCAGTGGACTGTCTTCCCACCAAGAAAATCAGGCCAAAAGATAAATTAAGAGCAGAAGAGACTTTAGTGGAAAGGTCACTCAAGGCAGCAGACAGTGTGTGCACAACAGGGATTGGGAAACCGTTTTGTCTGGACAGTGGAGCTGTTGACCCAGCCAAACATAACAGTCTGCGTTCCAGTGCCCGTAGCCTGTTAAGAAAACTCCCAAGCTGTTATTGCTGCAGCAAAAAGACAGAGGTGATGGGGGCTGAGAAACCCAAGAGGCATCAGTGCAGCAAGAACCCAGAGCCCCCACCCTTGGAAACAACTACAGAAACAAAGGAGCACTGGGTACACGAGGCCTGTGCTGTTTGGACCAGCGGAGTTTACCTGGTGGCAGGGAAATTGTATGGAGTACACGAGGCTATTCAGATGGCAGCCACAGGG